A window of Macrotis lagotis isolate mMagLag1 chromosome 1, bilby.v1.9.chrom.fasta, whole genome shotgun sequence genomic DNA:
ACCAGCTTCACTGAAAGCGACTCCAAGGGATGATGGGAAGCTTGGCCAGACCCTGGAGAGAATGCACATGGGGGGGCAGCAGGCAGGGTGGGAGTGTGGGGCCtgctcccctttcttttctaattcttccttccaAGGGACAAGACAATGGGTGGGGCACAAGGGAAGGAGACGTCTACaaagaagacaatgtaaaaaCCCGAGAAGCGTAATTTAAAACCAGGCAGAAACAAGCCCATGTTCAATGGCACCTTCCTGGCCCACACTCCCAGGGCTCTTCGCACCCGGGCCCAGCTGGGGGCTCCACAGCCACCCTGGAGGGTGCCGAGAGGAGGGCAAATGACTGGACCAGGGCCACCCCTGCGGGCTGCAGGCGCTCTGGCGCCCCCCAGCAGCCGGGCATGACAACAGCAGAAGACCAGGCTTTCTGGGGCCCGGCTCCCATCACATAGTCACAGTCCTGGCCCTGAAGGACACCAGGGCTGGGCCTGGGGGCTCCTATGGTCCCTCCTTCTCTTCGCCCCAATCCAGCCAAGGTCACCCTAGGACAAATACAAAGGAGCATCGCACAGCAACGACTCCCCAACAGCCTCGTAGGGTCCCCACTGGCTTGTCCTTGGTCTCCGGCCTCCAACCTTTGCCTAGGCTCTGCCCGGGAGGCATTCCATCCTCCACCCTCCAGGCTCCGGGCCTCATCTTAACGCCTTCCTCCTGACTTAGTTCCTGATGCCCCCCAAGATGACTTCCCGGGGACACTATTCTCTGCACGTGCCACCTCGGCTGGCACAGATGTGCCACCTCGGCTGGCACAGATGTGCCACGGCTCCCCTCCAGCAATAACAAGAGCCACTGCTGAGTCCGAGGTTTGTCTGGGGAGGGGGGGTGCCCCCAGAAGGCTGGCGGACCTGGGGGGGCCAGAGGGCTGGGCCCTTGAGAAGTTCAAGGCTCGATCTGGACGCTGGGGTCTCTGAAGGAAGTTTATGGAGTCCTAGAGGGCGCTGGGCTGTGGGGGGCGCAGGGCGGGGGTGTAGAAGTGTGGGACCCTGGACTGGGGGCACAGGGGAGGGGCACGCCGGGGTCGGGCATGGGGGACGTTGGGGGTCGCCGGTCACAAGACACGGGGAGGGTCGCCGGGGCCGGGACAGGGGGACACTGGGGGTCGCCGGGGCCGGGACAGGGGGACACTGGGGGTCGCCGGGGCCGGGACAGGGGGACACTGGGGGTCGCCGGGGCCGGGACGCCCAGACGGGAACGCGGCTCCGGGGGCGGGGTTCCACGTGGGGGCCGGGGGGctcggggcggggccggggcggggccggggcgcctAGAACCCGGGGCACCTGGAAGCCCCGGCCCGGCCTCGCGCCACACCTGCCCCCTCCCGCGCGCCCCCCGCGCGCACGCGCAGTGCTCACCTGTGTCGGGCCGCGCGGCGAGGCCTCCATCCGCGCGCACATAGGCCTGGGCAGGGGCACGAGCCCGGGCTGGGGCCGCAGCCGCCACCGCAGCCTCAGCCAGTGCCCGCCCCGCAGGCGTGAGGGCAGCGCCACCGCCACCGCCACCGCCGACGCCGCCATCTTGCTCGGACGCTACCGCCGCCACGGCTATGCCCCGCCCCGTTCGGTCCCCTCCCACGGAGATCGACCAATGAGCGCAGGGAAAGGGGCCTCGCCTTTGACCAATGAAGAATCAACGCTTCCCTCTTCCCCGCCCCTTCCGAGAGCAGCCAATGGACTCCGGGGAGGCCTGCGGCTTCGGCCAATCAGAGGACTCCGTTTCCCacatctctcccctcccccaggctcGGCCGCTCACTGCCTCCGCCCCCAAACACCTGCGCGCTCCGAGGCCGGAGCCGGGCACGACGGGAGCCAGAGAGGGTCAAAAGAGCTGCGCGCGGGCGCGCGCCACCACAAGGCCCGAGGGAGGGGGTCCGCGCCGGGCTCCGGGGCCGGCGTGTCCACGCGGGCGGGCCGCGGGGAGGGTCTGCATCGCCGGGCGGATGGACGAGGGCCGGCCtggagagcaccggccctgccgGGTGGGGACCCTCCCCTAAGGGCCGGCGCCCCTGGGCGGCCAAGGCCAGGAAGGGGGGGCTGGCCGCGACCACCCTCCCCCCCTCAGcgccaagagaaagagaaaggcttCACTGATCAAACAATCTTTTATTCAAAGACCACGGACAGCAAGATGGGgggcgccgggccgggccggggagaCCCTCTGGCCAGCCCCGTCCTGCCTTTGGGCAGCAGAGAATTCTCAAAAAGGAACCAACAAAAATAAAGCAGCCGAGGGTCTCCCGGGCCCCAGCTTTGCGCCTGGCTGGGGCGCACGGTGGGGGGCCTCTCCGGCTCCCCGCTAGGCTTCCAAGAGCTTCCCTAGAAACCGGAGATTGAGGATTTTGAGCTGCTCGTCCAGGTCCATCCGCACGATGCCGTCCTCCCCGTCGATACTCAGCAGGTCCCCCGTGGCCTCACGGTCCTCCCCTAGGATCACCTtcacctggagaagagaaggggtCGGGTCCCACCTTGGTTTAGGTGCTAGAGGGACAGGGGCGCCCTTCTTTGGCAAGGAACCTCCCTTTAGCGCCTTCCTCTGCCCCTGGCTGCCCACCTCAGGGGACTGCCCTAAGACCCCCTCACCTTGTTGCTCTTGGTAGGAGTGATGGGCTCCAGGTGTTCACTGGAGATGCTGACCACCTTCTCGCTGTCTTTCAGATACACAGAACACATACCTCCCTGGGGGTGGGGATAACACATCCAAAAATCAGGTCCCTTCCAGGCCCTCCCCACAAGGCCCAACCTCCCTCCTCCTGAGCCACTTCACCAAGGCCCTTCTGCCCACGACCCCGGTACTTACTGTGACGCTTCGGATGACGCCCGTCTGACCAACCACTTGGCTGTCCAAGTAGGTGTCTCGCACTTTCACCTGGATGTCCGTGGTCACCCAGTCACTGGAATTCTGCTCGATACCTGAGCCTGGCGTATGAGGGTTGTAGCCACCGGGCGAAGGTGCCCCCGGGGTCATTGGACTATAGCCCACAGGACTAGGGCTAGGACTAGCCTAGAGGGAGAAAGCCAAGAAGGGGCCTTTAAGATAATGGGTGGGCATCCTCCAGTCATGTTCTTGGCCTGTCCATTCCACTccagcccctccccctcccaggtCTCTGGAGGGTCAGCACCTGGTAAGCCATGGGCGAGGGGGTGGGGTGGTAGCTGGCAGGCGAGTGGGTATTCTGGTAGCCGGCAGGACTCGGTGCCACCTGGTGGTAACTCTGGGGACTGGGCTGGTAGGAGCCTTGTGGCGAGGGGGCTGCATAGGGGGAAAACTGGTCCGTGTTGTACCTGGGAAAACAAGGATGTACAGCTCACTTGGGGCAGGGAAAGAGAGGCCCGGGGCTAGGAGTTAGCTCTCTGCCCCCTTCCACCAGGTGCTTCAAACTCCAATAGAAAAGGAGCCCCAGACTGTCTGATGCCCCTGCCTTACAACCTCTAGAAAAGGGccaggaagggaaggggagacacCTGAGGGGGCAGCCTGGTTGTCACTTACATGGCAGGAGTTCCAGGAGTCTGTGGGTTGTACTGGGCATTGACCTGTGGAGACGAAGGATCTGGATACCCTGGGGTTTGGGGATTCGGTGTCCCACCATAGGCCTGTGGGGATGGGGTGGGCTCATCATCAAAGGCATACTCATATTCTTCCTCTGCCCTGCAGGAGAGGAAAATAAAGGATGAATGGTAATTATGGTTGCCCCATAATTCACTGTCAATGGCCTTCCCTTTCAGACTCTTCCCCTGGCACTCCTCACCTGGATGGTGTGTTGGGGTTGTTGGGGTCCCAGGCACCACTTTGGGCTGGTGTACGGCTGCCATCGTGAAGGGGGGTCTGGGAACCATAATGTGGAGTGCGGCTGCCTGCATAGGAGGAGAGGGTCCATCAGATCCCTGGCTCCATTTGGCCTGCCCTCAACCCTTTGCCAGAGGTGATCCTGTCCCCACACAGACACCCGCTTTCCCAATTCCTCAGCCCTGAAGCCCAAGATGAGACTCACCATCATGCAGAGGGGTCTGTGAGCTGTACATGGGGGTACGGGAGCCCTGGACATACATGGGTGTCTGAGACCCATACATTGGGGTACGTCCATAGGCCGAAGTCATGCCCCCAGGACGCCTGGAGCCACTGTGGGTAAACATGAGAGGGCAGGATGAGAAGAGATGGGCAGTGGATGGACACAGAGTCCAGAGTCCAGGAAAATACAACACAGCCCCAGCCCCTCCTGCTTCTTCTCCCCTACTGACACGGTGGTGAGCCGCTGGCGATCCACAGAAATGGTCTGGCAGGTCGAGTGAAGCTCTACACGGGCCGTGGACTCAGTGGCGTCCTTCACTACCCCAATATAGCCTAGGTGAGGAAGGTATAGGAAGAGTTGGGGGCTGTCTACACTCTACATCTTCAAGAGCCCACCTCCTCTACCCACTCCCCACACCACCCAAGACTTACCTTTATAGGGACCCTGTGAGATACGCACAGTCTGCCCAATCAGGTCATTGTCTCTTCGGCCTCGGCCCCGGCTCATGCCACCAGCACCAGGACTCCCAAACCCTCCCCGTTGACCTAGAAAAACAGGAAGACAGGCGTGTGGGAGACCCACGTGAGCTCTCTCCCCAGCCCCCGCACCCCTAGACTGCTGGGTCTGGCTCCCCTGCTCACCTCCGGCGCTGGGGTGCATGGGGCTGCTAATTCGAGGGCTCATAGGTGCAAAGCCTCCCACAGTGAAGTTTGTGACATCTCGAGGCTAGGAGAGATAATGAGAAAGGTCGGAGGAATGAGAGAGGGTGCCAACCCCATCTTCCTCCCATCCCCAAAGCTCTGCACTTTAAAAGACCTCTGAAATGGGGGCTATTGCTATGACTCCTCAGAGAGGGTCTCTCtggccaccaccaccacccccctcaGCCAGCCTGCCACCCGACCTACTTTGGAGCCCCCAGCCAACACCAAATGGCGGGTCTTGCAGACAAACATGCCGCCATTTTCCACCAGCTTCTTGCAGTGGAGAAATGCAAATCCTCGGAATAGATGCCTGATCTCTCCCTCTCTGCcctagggagagagaaaagagtgaaTGACCCCTTCTTCTCGCcactcctctccccctcccctcagaagcACCCTAGCCCGTCCTCACCGAATGGGGGCCATCAATGACTTTCACAATGTCTTTGACGTGAATATTGTTCTGCTCAGAATCCAAGGCCACAGCAAAGCGATTGTCCTTCTTGCGAGTCACTGCCTGATGCCGAAGCGTAACTACCTTCCCATACATGTTCAGGACCTACCAGGGTCGGAGAACCAGAGTGAGCACCCAAGGAACACCCCAGGCATACCCCTTCTGCCTTCCCTCACTCACCTGGAAGGTCTCTCGCTCCAGACGAACAATAACTCCCACGGTCTGGGGGTCCAGCTGCACCAGCTCACCCCATTCGTGCTGGCCGCCCACATCCACCCCTGAGGCTGTCTCTGAGCACAGCTGCAGGTCCCTAGGAAGTACTTTTAGCTGTGCAGGAAGAGAAGATGAGAGATGAAGAGGAGAGATGGATGaagaggagagatgaaaagaagaggaggacCCCTGGCACAGCCCCTACCTCATGCATGGTCAGATCAGAGAAAAGGATCACAAAGTTTTCTTCCACACGCACGATGAGCCCTGTGTCACCCTCAAATCTCCCAGCAATCACTTTCACGTGGTCCCCCATCTTGAAGTATTTCCGCAGCTCCTGGGCCGGGAACTCCAGCATGTCCTAGGAGATTTGGCAAAAGGCCCATTAGGAGCCTAAGTTCTCTCCTTGGAagcccccccatcccccccccccaggagacaGAAAGCCCACCTTGAGGTCCTCGTGCTTGGGCATAATGGTGATCTTGTTGCCATCCACACTCAGGATCTTGCCCTGAAGGTTGATCAGCTCACCTTCGCACACTTCCACATTGTCCCCAGGCTGGAAGTTGTGTTCCCGTTCTTTCCCTAGAGACAAGGTGAAGGGAATGAGAGGGAAGCAGGGAGGAACAGGGGTGCCCAGCACTCCTGAGGGTAGGGGGGTGGGGCTTGTACCTGTGCTCTCGGTCACCACCTCAAGGTCAATTCCCTCTGGCTGGTCCTCAAATTTTTCCAGCTCTGACAGTGTGGGCTTCACACCCTCTGTGatctaaagagaagagaaacaagaTGGGGGGGACAGGTCATCAAGGAGCATGTACATGGGCAGCCACAGTTAAGAGGGGTctgcctccccccaaaaaagatgtgATCCCACAAATGCTCTTGAATCATTTTGGGGCAAAGGCAGTCTTTATTCCTCACAGCTCCCTCCCAGGGGAGAGAGGTGCAAAGAAAGAAAGTGCTGAGAAGTCCTTCCTTGACTTGGGCAAATGAATGGAGTGGGGGCAGGGGAAAAGGTACAAATTGGAGAGAAAAGTGAGGTTTTACAAAGGTGAGTGGGCCTCAGCAGTCTAGCTGTGGTTTAGAATATTCCAGGTGAAAGGTAAGATAGCACATTCAGACTGCCAGCTCCTGGGCAGCTTGCCAGCAGAGAGCACAATGTCTGGCATCCAAGAGGCGCTTACTAAGTGCTTGCTGGCCTAACCACGGATGCCAATCAGCAGGCTCTCAAGATAGAGCACATGGCCCTGGCAGCATCTCATGCCCTGAGAATGCCCAGGTTTGAGGGAGGAAGAACACTTCAATCAGGAAACACTCACCACTGCCGACATGGCAAAGCTCTTGAACAGGAAGCCTTTCCGGCTGTAGCGGTTCCCCTCAAAGATCAGGAAATCACCATCAGAGGCAACATCTCCTCCCAGGGAACTAAAGTGGACAGACGAGGAGAGGAGCGAAGTTTGAGGGGAGGCTCCCGAGCAGAACAGTCCCCACCAAGGCAGAGATGGGCCTCCACACTCGGGCCTCTCTTCTGCAGACCCCACCAAGCCTTCCCAGGCTCTGTCCAAGTAGACAGTCTCCCTATGTCAGCCTGGGGCTCTCTGCTCAACTCTCAGGGGATCTGGTCAAATCTcatctctcccccttccctaagCGGCCTCTACTGTATGTCCCACGGCACCCGGGGCGTGACCCCCTAAGGGGCAGGTGGGCAGTCTTGGACCAGCTGCCTCAGGAGGTAATGAGCACCCGTCCCAGCACTTCTTTAAGCAGGGCTGGATGCCTCCTTGGGAAGCAGGTTCCAGAGTAAGAGTTCTTAAATACTGAGACAAGGAAATCAGTTCCTCTTTAAAACTGTTGAGGGCTGGATTTTAAGGTTCCAAAATTATTCTACACATTTATAAACATGGCCGCCCCAGGCCACCCCAGAGTCCGAGCTACAAAACAGTGAAGAGCCCCCTGAGCCAGAGGAAATTCTCAGGCAGGTTTGGGTCATGACTGCCAGCCTCTGAAGTGATCTACACTGGATCACTGccctgaggtgggggggggggggcacctcAAACAGGTCCCAGAGGGGGAAGTTTACCGTATCTTTTCAGCATCAAACAATCGTTGTGGGGGTCTCTTGAACTTTTTCCTCTTGGCAAACCAGTCTTTCTGTGAGGATGCAGGAGAGAAGGGATGATGACTATCAATTCTGACTGGAGAGGAACCTTGGGCCTGACCCCGGTCACCCTCTCCTCAGCGGAACTCCTTACCAGGCTCATTCGGGCTTTGATGCGGTCATAGTCAATCCGAGGAATCATCTTGAGGGAGATGGTATTCTGGCTAGGCTCTACATAATCCACCTGGAGGGATGGGGGGGGAAGCGATCAATGCCAGGGCTTCCATCCCAGTCTCAGAAGCCCCAGAAAGTATCAAGCCCAGCATCCTCACTTTTGGACTTCTAGCCTCCAACACCTGAAAGTTCTGGGACTCTGGGCAAATAACCTcagtgagcctcagttttccaatctgtaaaatgtgctaaTGATTCCTGCAGTAGGCACATGAACCAAAGGAAGGATGTAAAGAGTTTCAAACTTGAAGTCAGTATTTACCCAAGTCCAAGAAAACAGTAGCATGGCTGGGCAGAAACTGCCTATCATCTAAGCATAGTGCcccacacatacatgcacacaccaGCAGAACATAAAGTCACTGACTTTACACATCCAAAACCTGACACAGGGCCATCCACAAAGTGTTTACTGTCTTCTGATTGAAGCCCACACTGTCATGCACCCACCCAAGTTCAGGTAGAGCTCCCAGGAGAGCCCTCCCCAGTCTCAGCTACCTGGGCAATATCATCCTTGTAGATGCCCCTCTTGAGACGGACCCAGGACTTGGGTTTAAGATTGGTGACCTCCTTGACCACCTTGAGCACATCTGTCATTTCCTTGATGGGCACCATCTGCTGGTTCCAGTAGCCCAGGCGCAGGTTGCCCACCCCCTCAATGGCCTGTTTCACGTGGGTCTGCTTGTAGGCCTCCACATAGATGTAGCCCTTGACATGTTCTGGGGCCACCACGGACTTGATCTGCAATGGCTGCAGAGAGGAAACATGGCGGGCAGATGACTCCATCTCAGCTCAGGACCCCAGGAGGGAGCTGCTCTTGCCTGCCCAGGCCAGAGGACCTTCTCCAAGGGTCATCCCCTCACCCTCTCATCCTGTTGCTCCCCTCAACCCTTTACTACTTACTCAAGACCCCCTTCAGCCCTGACAGCTACAAAATCATCAGTTTAGCTAATCATCAGCACAGAGTGGACACTCAGAAAACTCACAACTGCCCTCTGTAAAGGGCATAGTCCTCTGaaaagaagcaagatttgaataaACTGCCTCAGATACCTCACAGAAAGACAGGACAGCAGATCTACTGTCTGATGGGGACAGAGAAGGCATTCCCAGGCAGAAACATCTTCTCAATGTTCAGCAGGACATGTTCGAGACATTCCACTACAGAAATGACTCCTAGGCTCTCATGGGCCTTGTCCTTGGCATCACCCACCAAGGCCTGAGTGTTCACTCTCAGCCCTAACTTAGGAGAGTCAAAGGGGACTTTCTGTCAAGGAAGGGCCCTTACTCCTGCACCCCAATCCAGTTTCCCCTTCCATGAGGCAACATAAAGAAGGATGgacagaaccaaaagaactgGCTCACTGACCACCTCATTCTCCATTACTGACCATCCCCTCCTTACACCTCCAGTCGTCCCCAGTAGCCTCCACTTACTGTGTCAGTGAACTGGTAGGCAATGAACTTTCTCATGAGGGCAATTGCTGTGGCTCGTTCCTCCCCAATCTGGGAAAGAAAGACAGTCCAGGGTAAGATGCGGTAGACAAATAAAAGCAAGCAGGGCTTCTCCCTAATCCCTGAATCCCCTAGTCCAAAAGACTCACCTTGCATTTCACAGTCCACAGATTGGGGTCcctgagaaaagagagggaagaaaacattCCTGGGCTCTCTCCCCAAAAGGGGGAGATAGCAAAGTTTGCTCTGCTACATCTGCAGCTCCTCTTTCCCACTTGACCAACTCCAAAAACATCCCTTTTTTTCACCCTTCCCAGAGCGGCCCACCACACCCAGAACTTTCAGTCATTGATCCATGGAAGGGTCCTTCTGAGTCCCAAGGTAGGCATCCCAAAGATCCCTATGACCAGCCCCCACCCTGGGCTAGACCCTCCAGGCTCCTCGGGCTGGCTTCTCTTTTACTTGCCTCTACCCAGGATCCCCAAGAATCCCTTTACAACATCCCTTCCCTCCAACTCGACCTACTTGACTCCAGGCAGCAGCTGCTGTTGAGTGATGTCATCTGAGAGTTCATCAGACCCTCCATATACACTatgaggagaggaaagaggtCAAACTTGAACACTCTCCAAGTCCAGGTCCACCCCTGACCTCTGACCCCCAACCTGCAGTCTCAACATGCTTACGTTTCTCCTACAGATGACTTAGCGTATTTCTTCATGTAATACTCGCCAAGCTCCTCCTCTCTCTGATCCCTGTGTTGAACAAGATTGGGAGGAAGAAACAAGGGTTATAAATGAATTCACAGGGTTAGACTAGCTGGAAGGGGGGCTTGGCTACATTTGGCAGATAAGGAAGTTAGGGATTAGAGATATCATTTGGCCTGGGAATGGATAGCAGGAAATGAATCCTGACTACAAATTCTAACCTCTTTTTCTAATAgtgcccccccgccccccaggaCTCAAATTACCTCCAGAGATTTTGGAGGCGTCGAGCCCCAGAGCGGTCCTCATCCAGAACAACATTGTCAATGTTGGAAGCTGTAAGAAAGATGAAAAGCCAGTGTGACAGAAGCTCAGGACACTGGCAAACAGTGAGTGAGAGATGGGGGGAGATGGGGCACAACTACCTGCACCCCAAGCAAATGAATGCTGAGCTCAGCAGTGAGAATGAGAAGGGCAAAGGACAGAGACTCTGTTTGGGGAAAGGGGGTAATGAAAACCTGGATGATAATCCAGGCTAGAAATGTCTCCGCCCCTGCCTCAAGCCTAGCCGGCCCCAATCTCTAGCCAGTGGGTGTCTAGAGCAAACACCCATAGGCTAGCAAGCTGGACCATGGTTGTTAACACACAACCCTCAaaaaatacacagagaaaaaaCCCAGTGACCTAAAAATCAAACAGCCTTTCCCCAGCACTGATGAGCCCCCACAAACTAGGACACAGaactctcctccctcccttgctACTAGGAGGCTGCACTATAGGGTGGGGGGGCAgcaagaggaaggggaagggttGGGGGGTAAAACACCCCTGACTCTTACCTTCAATCTCTTCTACTCGGAGGaagaggaggtggtggtggtggtggtggtggtggtggtagtggtggtggtggtagtggtggtggaggtggtgaGCAGACACAGTATGAGCCAAATTATATCAGCAAAATCAACCAAGGTGGGGTGGGATCAGGCCAGGGAAGGGACCAGGAATAATGGGTGAAGGAACATAGGAAGGACAAAATCAAAATTGAAGGCGAGGCACAGGGAAAGCCGAAATGTATGAATTGCACAGCACGAAAAAACAGGGGAAGGGGTACTGAGGGGAGGTAGCTTGGGGTGGGCCTAAGGGCACAGTCAGAAAAGAGAAACCCAGAGAGGCCAGGTATCCCAGCCCACCCCAACTCCCCAAAAGAAACCTCTCTAGGAGAAAAGGTTTGTGGGGAAGGGTCCCAGTACTCCCAAAGACCCCCAATATACCTACTCCCTAAGGCCCCCCATTCAAGTGCCTAAAAGAAAAAGCTACAAGAACCGTTCTCTCAGGCAGCAACAGAAAGAAGCCAGGTgacagagaaggaggaagcagacTGGAGGGGAGATAGGGCCATCCCCGTCCCCATGAAGACCCTATCTTAGAATCTCAGATATACTCGCCTTCCTGCTCCCTTcacccctttcccttcccttcttcctcaatCCTGTTCATGAAAGTAGAGGCCAAATCATGATCACTC
This region includes:
- the SUPT5H gene encoding transcription elongation factor SPT5 isoform X3, coding for MSDSEDSNFSEEEEEDSEHSSEEAEEVEQVEEERRSVAGSEKEEEPEEEEEEEEEEEYDEEEEEEDDDRPPKKPRHGGFILDEADVDDEYEDEDQWEDGAEDILEKASNIDNVVLDEDRSGARRLQNLWRDQREEELGEYYMKKYAKSSVGETVYGGSDELSDDITQQQLLPGVKDPNLWTVKCKIGEERATAIALMRKFIAYQFTDTPLQIKSVVAPEHVKGYIYVEAYKQTHVKQAIEGVGNLRLGYWNQQMVPIKEMTDVLKVVKEVTNLKPKSWVRLKRGIYKDDIAQVDYVEPSQNTISLKMIPRIDYDRIKARMSLKDWFAKRKKFKRPPQRLFDAEKIRSLGGDVASDGDFLIFEGNRYSRKGFLFKSFAMSAVITEGVKPTLSELEKFEDQPEGIDLEVVTESTGKEREHNFQPGDNVEVCEGELINLQGKILSVDGNKITIMPKHEDLKDMLEFPAQELRKYFKMGDHVKVIAGRFEGDTGLIVRVEENFVILFSDLTMHELKVLPRDLQLCSETASGVDVGGQHEWGELVQLDPQTVGVIVRLERETFQVLNMYGKVVTLRHQAVTRKKDNRFAVALDSEQNNIHVKDIVKVIDGPHSGREGEIRHLFRGFAFLHCKKLVENGGMFVCKTRHLVLAGGSKPRDVTNFTVGGFAPMSPRISSPMHPSAGGQRGGFGSPGAGGMSRGRGRRDNDLIGQTVRISQGPYKGYIGVVKDATESTARVELHSTCQTISVDRQRLTTVGSRRPGGMTSAYGRTPMYGSQTPMYVQGSRTPMYSSQTPLHDGSRTPHYGSQTPLHDGSRTPAQSGAWDPNNPNTPSRAEEEYEYAFDDEPTPSPQAYGGTPNPQTPGYPDPSSPQVNAQYNPQTPGTPAMYNTDQFSPYAAPSPQGSYQPSPQSYHQVAPSPAGYQNTHSPASYHPTPSPMAYQASPSPSPVGYSPMTPGAPSPGGYNPHTPGSGIEQNSSDWVTTDIQVKVRDTYLDSQVVGQTGVIRSVTGGMCSVYLKDSEKVVSISSEHLEPITPTKSNKVKVILGEDREATGDLLSIDGEDGIVRMDLDEQLKILNLRFLGKLLEA